In a single window of the Streptomyces sp. NBC_00285 genome:
- a CDS encoding M15 family metallopeptidase — protein sequence MSEIILMSDARVAAVPVEENGEPLVDVRDRLLLDDRKNEDSLGAEVHLREGVLARLTEAEALLPGGLRLLFVEGYRPPALQRRYFESYSDELRAAHPDWSADRVRAAASRYVSPPEIAPHSAGAAVDLTLADADGRELDLGTAMNANPEESDGACYTGAGNITEEAKANRAVLGEALTAAGLVNYPTEWWHWSYGDRYWALETGAPAALYGPKDLGVS from the coding sequence ATGAGTGAGATCATCCTGATGTCCGACGCCCGAGTGGCCGCCGTCCCCGTCGAGGAGAACGGCGAACCCCTCGTGGACGTCCGCGACCGGCTCCTCCTCGACGACCGCAAGAACGAGGACTCCCTGGGCGCCGAGGTCCATCTGCGCGAAGGCGTCCTCGCCCGGCTGACCGAGGCCGAGGCCCTGCTGCCCGGCGGCCTGCGCCTGCTCTTCGTCGAGGGATACCGGCCGCCCGCCCTGCAGCGGCGGTACTTCGAGTCGTACTCCGACGAGCTGCGCGCCGCCCACCCGGACTGGTCCGCCGACCGTGTCCGCGCGGCCGCCAGCCGCTACGTCTCCCCGCCCGAGATAGCCCCGCACAGCGCCGGCGCGGCCGTCGACCTGACCCTCGCGGACGCCGACGGCCGCGAACTGGACCTCGGCACCGCGATGAACGCCAACCCGGAGGAGAGCGACGGCGCCTGCTACACGGGCGCCGGCAACATCACCGAGGAGGCCAAGGCCAACCGGGCCGTGCTGGGCGAGGCACTGACCGCGGCGGGTCTGGTCAACTACCCCACCGAGTGGTGGCACTGGTCCTACGGCGACCGGTACTGGGCACTGGAGACCGGGGCGCCCGCCGCGCTGTACGGGCCGAAGGACCTCGGCGTGTCCTGA
- a CDS encoding ricin-type beta-trefoil lectin domain protein — protein sequence MAASRLLRRCLLAALAAVLVGSGTAQADPPAVPAAAVTFSDTFDGPAGAAADSSKWQVETGDNVNNHERQYYTAGNRNAALDGQGHLVITARRENPANYQCWYGTCQYTSARLNTAGRFTAQYGHVEARMKIPRGQGMWPAFWMLGTPVNWPDSGEIDVMENVGFEPSTVHGTIHGPGYSGSGGIGAGYSLPNGQAFADAFHTFAVDWAPGSITWSVDGNVYQRRTPADLGGRTWVFDKPFFLILNLAVGGYWPGDPDGSTALPQQLVVDHVSVTTGETTTGAAIRGLAGKCVDVAGANPANGTAVQLYDCNGSAAQQWAVGSDGTIRALGKCLDATGGGTADGTTVQLYDCNGSAAQRWTVTGAHDIVNPQADKCLDVTGNSAANGTRLQLWTCTGGANQKWTVG from the coding sequence GTGGCCGCCTCACGCCTGCTGCGCAGATGTCTCCTCGCCGCCCTCGCCGCCGTCCTCGTCGGGTCCGGGACCGCACAGGCGGATCCGCCCGCTGTCCCCGCCGCCGCGGTGACCTTCTCCGACACCTTCGACGGGCCCGCCGGGGCCGCGGCCGACTCCTCGAAGTGGCAGGTCGAGACCGGCGACAACGTCAACAACCACGAGCGGCAGTACTACACGGCGGGCAACAGGAACGCCGCCCTCGACGGCCAGGGCCACCTCGTGATCACGGCCCGCCGCGAGAACCCCGCGAACTACCAGTGCTGGTACGGCACCTGCCAGTACACCTCGGCCCGGCTGAACACGGCCGGGAGGTTCACCGCGCAGTACGGGCACGTCGAGGCCCGGATGAAGATCCCGCGCGGACAGGGCATGTGGCCGGCCTTCTGGATGCTCGGCACCCCGGTCAACTGGCCGGACTCGGGCGAGATCGACGTCATGGAGAACGTCGGCTTCGAGCCCTCGACCGTGCACGGCACGATCCACGGCCCCGGCTACTCCGGCTCGGGCGGCATCGGCGCCGGCTACTCCCTGCCGAACGGCCAGGCCTTCGCGGACGCCTTCCACACCTTCGCCGTCGACTGGGCGCCGGGATCGATCACCTGGTCCGTGGACGGAAACGTCTACCAGCGGCGCACACCCGCCGACCTGGGCGGCCGGACCTGGGTGTTCGACAAGCCGTTCTTCCTGATCCTTAACCTCGCGGTCGGCGGCTACTGGCCCGGCGACCCGGACGGCTCCACGGCCTTGCCTCAGCAGCTCGTGGTGGACCACGTCTCCGTCACGACCGGCGAGACGACCACCGGGGCGGCGATCCGGGGGCTGGCCGGCAAGTGCGTCGACGTCGCCGGGGCGAACCCCGCGAACGGGACGGCCGTCCAGCTCTACGACTGCAACGGCAGCGCGGCCCAGCAGTGGGCCGTCGGCTCGGACGGCACGATCCGTGCGCTCGGCAAGTGCCTGGACGCGACGGGCGGCGGCACCGCGGACGGTACGACCGTCCAGCTCTACGACTGCAACGGCTCCGCGGCCCAGCGGTGGACCGTCACGGGCGCGCACGACATCGTCAACCCGCAGGCCGACAAGTGCCTGGACGTCACCGGCAACAGCGCGGCCAACGGCACCCGGCTCCAGCTGTGGACCTGCACGGGCGGCGCCAACCAGAAGTGGACGGTCGGCTGA
- a CDS encoding DUF3626 domain-containing protein, which translates to MPVGALGSGRARAALSHVAAVSQGPAVAPDVRITLNFHPDRTLGDLTVLEALARDGAYHSQFVTGTSNGGLTAHPGGDRWRWESRIFGGAYDDATPHDRPVYGALNFRRQVVGAAPRFGSSHFRLTGAPLARATFCYPDSAAEPVHFGVAAGMSLIALAEADEQDALDDYIEAQVHGGVALARHVEALVLDASYRNTPVEAAARLLPVPVEWHPGYRITVAALHRHADYRGQEYADLGASIAEDGLVDPRIIGDAARSGRYALQDLKMVWHTLARFGAPKGAGTAGPEQAAGDHIPVAGTPSA; encoded by the coding sequence ATGCCAGTGGGTGCACTCGGGTCGGGGCGAGCGCGGGCGGCGCTGAGCCATGTCGCCGCCGTCTCGCAGGGGCCGGCCGTCGCCCCTGACGTGCGCATCACGCTCAACTTCCATCCGGACCGCACGCTGGGCGACCTGACCGTCCTGGAGGCGCTGGCCCGGGACGGGGCCTACCACTCACAGTTCGTCACCGGCACCAGCAACGGCGGACTGACCGCGCACCCCGGCGGCGACCGCTGGCGCTGGGAGAGCCGGATCTTCGGCGGCGCCTACGACGACGCGACCCCGCACGACCGGCCGGTGTACGGCGCCCTGAACTTCCGCCGTCAAGTGGTCGGCGCGGCCCCCCGCTTCGGCTCCTCGCACTTCCGGCTGACCGGCGCGCCCCTGGCCCGCGCCACCTTCTGCTACCCCGACAGCGCCGCCGAGCCGGTCCACTTCGGAGTCGCCGCCGGTATGTCCCTGATCGCCCTCGCGGAGGCGGACGAACAGGACGCCCTCGACGACTACATCGAGGCCCAGGTGCACGGCGGCGTCGCCCTGGCCCGGCATGTGGAGGCCCTCGTCCTGGATGCGAGCTACCGGAACACGCCCGTCGAGGCGGCGGCCCGCCTGCTGCCGGTCCCCGTCGAATGGCACCCCGGCTACCGGATCACCGTGGCCGCACTGCATCGTCACGCCGACTATCGCGGGCAGGAGTACGCGGACCTGGGCGCGAGCATCGCCGAGGACGGACTGGTCGACCCCCGGATCATCGGCGACGCCGCCCGCAGCGGCCGGTACGCACTCCAGGACCTCAAGATGGTGTGGCACACGCTGGCCCGCTTCGGGGCGCCAAAGGGCGCGGGGACCGCCGGTCCGGAGCAGGCCGCAGGGGACCACATCCCGGTGGCCGGCACGCCGAGCGCGTAG
- a CDS encoding ROK family transcriptional regulator produces MNGRTVRDLRRANRTAVLQRLYFDGPLSRFELGPVTGLSSGSVSNVVADLVADGLVEEAGSVDSDGGRPRTLLRVVPDSGHMIGVDVGETRVRVELFDLTLTELARAERPLTDRRYDVELIVGHIRDGVAEVLAAAGTDPERLLGVGVGVPGIVAHTPHSGAVVHGQTIGWDAVPLEELLRAGSPFPIRYFIDNGAKTLGQAEMWFGGGRGARNAVVVLLGSGVGACVVTPEVEHGRAVEWGHLTVRVRGRRCRCGALGCLEAYAGAEALLERWREEGGRPPEGADEETALAAMLAAAEGAEGDPAALAVLEESAEYLGAGLSDLINLFQPERIVVGGWAGLRLGAQFLSAVRRHATAYALRYPAEKVTVDLGRLGPDAVTVGAAIVPLADFFARGGRRPEPVPRGPAPAWRTALEERAPR; encoded by the coding sequence ATGAACGGACGCACCGTACGCGACCTCAGACGCGCCAACCGCACGGCCGTGCTCCAGCGCCTCTACTTCGACGGACCCCTCAGCCGCTTCGAACTCGGCCCGGTGACCGGGCTCAGCTCCGGCTCGGTCAGCAACGTCGTCGCCGACCTGGTGGCCGACGGCCTGGTGGAGGAGGCCGGCAGCGTCGACTCCGACGGCGGACGCCCCCGCACACTGCTGCGGGTGGTGCCCGACAGCGGACACATGATCGGCGTCGACGTCGGTGAGACCCGGGTGCGCGTCGAGCTGTTCGACCTGACCCTCACCGAACTCGCCCGCGCCGAGCGCCCGTTGACCGACCGCCGGTACGACGTCGAACTCATCGTGGGACACATCAGGGACGGCGTCGCCGAGGTCCTCGCCGCCGCCGGCACGGATCCCGAGCGGCTGCTCGGCGTCGGCGTCGGAGTGCCAGGCATCGTTGCGCACACCCCTCACAGCGGGGCCGTCGTGCACGGACAGACCATCGGCTGGGACGCCGTTCCGCTGGAAGAGCTGCTGCGCGCCGGCTCCCCGTTCCCCATCCGGTACTTCATCGACAACGGCGCCAAGACCCTCGGCCAGGCCGAGATGTGGTTCGGCGGCGGCCGCGGCGCCCGCAACGCCGTCGTGGTCCTCCTCGGCTCCGGTGTCGGCGCCTGCGTGGTGACACCCGAGGTGGAGCACGGCCGGGCGGTCGAGTGGGGGCATCTGACCGTGCGGGTCAGGGGGCGCCGCTGCCGCTGCGGGGCACTCGGCTGCCTGGAGGCCTACGCGGGCGCCGAAGCACTGCTGGAGCGCTGGCGCGAGGAAGGCGGCCGTCCGCCCGAGGGGGCCGACGAGGAGACCGCCCTGGCCGCCATGCTCGCCGCCGCCGAGGGCGCCGAGGGCGACCCGGCCGCGCTCGCCGTCCTGGAGGAGAGCGCCGAGTACCTGGGTGCCGGCCTGTCGGATCTCATCAACCTCTTCCAGCCCGAGCGGATCGTCGTCGGCGGCTGGGCAGGGCTCCGGCTGGGCGCACAGTTCCTGTCCGCCGTACGACGCCACGCGACGGCGTACGCGCTCCGGTACCCGGCCGAGAAGGTCACCGTCGACCTCGGACGCCTCGGCCCCGACGCGGTCACCGTCGGAGCAGCCATCGTCCCGCTCGCCGACTTCTTCGCCCGTGGCGGCCGGCGTCCCGAACCCGTGCCCCGGGGACCGGCACCGGCCTGGCGGACGGCGTTGGAGGAGCGCGCCCCGCGCTGA
- a CDS encoding SDR family NAD(P)-dependent oxidoreductase — protein MSTAQHKIGSGFGAHSTADDVLVGADLSGKLAIVTGGYSGLGLETTRALTKAGARVVVPARRPDTAREALAGLDRVEVDELDLGDLQSVRAFSERFLASGRTVDLVIDSAAIMACPETRVGPGWEAQFATNHLGHFALVNRLWPAIESGGARVVSVSSRGHHFSGMRWDDVQWRTGYDKWQAYGQAKSANVLFAVHLDALGADRGVRAFALHPGGILTPLQRHLPKSEMVERGWIDEQGNPLNPAGFKSPEQGAATQVWAATSPQLAGMGGVYLEDCDIAEPAVDGDESGGVRAWATDPEQAARLWTLSAELTGVNAFA, from the coding sequence ATGAGTACCGCACAGCACAAGATCGGTTCGGGATTCGGCGCCCACAGCACCGCCGACGACGTCCTCGTGGGCGCAGACCTCTCCGGGAAGCTCGCGATCGTCACCGGCGGCTACTCCGGGCTCGGCCTGGAGACCACCAGGGCGCTCACGAAGGCGGGTGCCCGGGTCGTCGTACCGGCCAGGCGCCCCGACACCGCGCGGGAGGCCCTCGCCGGCCTCGACCGTGTCGAAGTGGACGAACTCGACCTCGGGGATCTGCAGAGTGTGCGTGCCTTCTCCGAACGCTTCCTCGCCTCCGGCCGCACGGTCGACCTCGTCATCGACAGCGCCGCGATCATGGCCTGCCCGGAGACCCGGGTCGGGCCCGGCTGGGAGGCACAGTTCGCGACCAACCACCTCGGCCACTTCGCCCTGGTCAACCGGCTGTGGCCGGCCATCGAGTCCGGCGGCGCCCGCGTGGTCTCGGTGTCCTCGCGCGGCCACCACTTCTCCGGGATGCGCTGGGACGACGTCCAGTGGCGGACCGGCTACGACAAGTGGCAGGCGTACGGCCAGGCGAAGAGCGCGAACGTCCTGTTCGCCGTCCACCTCGACGCACTCGGCGCCGACCGCGGGGTGCGGGCCTTCGCGCTTCACCCGGGCGGCATCCTCACCCCGTTGCAGCGCCACCTCCCCAAGTCGGAGATGGTGGAGCGCGGTTGGATCGACGAGCAGGGCAACCCGCTCAACCCCGCCGGTTTCAAGAGCCCGGAGCAGGGCGCGGCGACACAGGTGTGGGCGGCGACCTCGCCCCAGCTGGCCGGGATGGGCGGCGTCTATCTGGAGGACTGCGACATCGCCGAGCCCGCGGTCGACGGCGACGAGAGCGGCGGCGTCAGGGCCTGGGCGACCGACCCGGAGCAGGCGGCACGTCTGTGGACGCTTTCGGCGGAGCTCACGGGCGTGAACGCGTTCGCGTGA
- a CDS encoding FUSC family protein → MTRATEAVRPRSRSAHALRQEAHGVGRAARAAWDGPGRERDLVVQSLKASAAALLAWLVAGVWMGDPMALMAPWVAVVLVQATVFSSLMQAARQFTAICVGALLASMALAVTGHTLGAVALSVPLLMLLANWPRFGDQGIYGATTALFTLATGAAGATAVGHRVGQAALGAVIGLAVNAFVLPPIHLRDVRENLAALAEEAADVLYRVAGDLRDRASDAQGWSHASARLEHRLEALRSARRWSRESLRLTAAPLRAVRRSPAQIPPQQDDERWSRVTGHIRALTRTLAVAADDGRVSSAPDGPVLDAYARLLELIGGVCHAHGSRLRDGDGDLSVGDAAMTEMYDLLGRLRDGLREHAGQEAAGTTVLGTLLLQAENLWSETVPTGRKG, encoded by the coding sequence ATGACTCGTGCGACGGAAGCGGTCCGGCCACGGTCCCGGTCCGCGCACGCCCTGCGCCAGGAGGCCCATGGCGTCGGCCGGGCCGCCCGCGCTGCCTGGGACGGCCCCGGCCGGGAGCGCGATCTGGTGGTGCAGTCACTCAAGGCCTCGGCGGCCGCACTGCTCGCCTGGCTCGTGGCGGGTGTGTGGATGGGCGACCCGATGGCCCTGATGGCGCCCTGGGTGGCGGTGGTCCTGGTGCAGGCCACCGTGTTCAGCTCCCTGATGCAGGCGGCACGGCAGTTCACCGCGATCTGCGTCGGCGCACTGCTGGCGTCGATGGCCCTGGCCGTCACGGGGCACACACTGGGTGCGGTGGCGCTGTCCGTGCCGCTGCTGATGCTGCTGGCGAACTGGCCGCGCTTCGGCGACCAGGGGATCTACGGCGCCACCACCGCGCTGTTCACGCTGGCCACTGGCGCCGCCGGGGCGACCGCGGTCGGCCACCGGGTGGGACAGGCCGCGCTCGGCGCGGTCATCGGTCTCGCCGTGAACGCGTTCGTGCTGCCGCCGATCCATCTGCGGGACGTACGGGAGAACCTCGCGGCGCTGGCCGAGGAGGCGGCCGACGTCCTGTACCGGGTGGCCGGTGACCTGCGGGACCGAGCATCGGACGCGCAGGGCTGGTCGCATGCCTCGGCCCGTCTGGAGCACCGCCTGGAGGCGCTGCGCTCCGCCCGGCGCTGGAGCCGGGAGAGCCTGCGTCTGACGGCCGCCCCGCTGCGTGCCGTGCGGCGGTCGCCCGCGCAGATCCCTCCGCAGCAGGACGACGAGCGCTGGAGCCGGGTCACCGGGCACATCCGCGCACTCACCCGCACCCTGGCCGTCGCCGCCGACGACGGCCGTGTGTCCTCGGCCCCCGACGGGCCGGTGCTGGACGCCTACGCCCGGCTCCTGGAGCTGATCGGCGGCGTCTGCCACGCGCACGGCAGCCGTTTACGGGACGGCGACGGCGACCTGTCCGTGGGGGACGCGGCGATGACGGAGATGTATGACCTGCTCGGGCGGTTGCGGGACGGACTGCGGGAACACGCGGGGCAGGAGGCCGCCGGCACGACCGTGCTGGGAACCCTGCTGCTCCAGGCGGAGAACCTGTGGAGCGAGACCGTTCCGACCGGTCGGAAGGGGTGA
- a CDS encoding quinone oxidoreductase family protein: MRAVRIDRFGGPEVLVPVEVPDPVPGPGEVLVRIVAAGVNRADALLRAGVYHRAGRPPLIPGAEAAGIVVEVGEGVTGFAPGQRVMAMDGGKSSGFYAELATVPATLLVPLPDKVDLTRAAALPIAWLSAWYCLRHLARVSKGDTVVVKAAASGVGTAAVQIAAEVGARVIALAGSAEKAAWAGEFGADITVDTSVHPDEAEVEEVLRLTGGHGAEVVLDTVGGQAFGRSLREVGHGGRVVALANVALEPSTVDTRDFYPKNASILGFQLTNLQIHGYDPRPDLRELVERVAVGVYRVPVETVVPLAEARVAHERLERRDNRGKIVLAVGPE, encoded by the coding sequence ATGCGCGCGGTGCGGATCGACAGGTTCGGCGGACCGGAAGTACTGGTCCCGGTCGAGGTTCCCGACCCGGTTCCGGGGCCCGGGGAGGTGCTGGTGCGGATCGTCGCGGCCGGGGTGAACCGGGCGGACGCCCTGCTCCGTGCCGGTGTCTACCACCGGGCCGGGCGCCCGCCGTTGATCCCGGGCGCCGAGGCGGCGGGGATCGTCGTCGAGGTGGGGGAGGGAGTGACCGGGTTCGCGCCCGGACAGCGGGTCATGGCGATGGACGGTGGCAAGTCGTCCGGTTTCTACGCCGAGTTGGCGACGGTGCCCGCCACTCTCCTGGTACCTCTTCCCGACAAGGTGGACCTGACCCGGGCGGCCGCCCTTCCGATCGCCTGGCTCAGCGCCTGGTACTGCCTGCGCCACCTCGCCCGCGTCTCGAAGGGCGACACGGTGGTGGTGAAGGCGGCGGCGAGCGGCGTCGGTACCGCGGCCGTGCAGATCGCCGCCGAGGTGGGGGCACGGGTCATCGCCCTCGCCGGCTCGGCCGAGAAGGCCGCCTGGGCGGGTGAGTTCGGCGCAGACATCACCGTCGACACCTCCGTCCACCCCGACGAGGCCGAGGTCGAGGAGGTGCTGCGGCTCACCGGCGGCCACGGTGCCGAGGTCGTCCTCGACACCGTCGGCGGGCAGGCCTTCGGGCGGAGTCTGCGCGAGGTCGGCCACGGCGGCCGGGTCGTCGCGCTCGCCAACGTCGCCCTGGAGCCGAGCACCGTGGACACCCGCGACTTCTATCCCAAGAACGCGTCGATCCTCGGCTTCCAGCTCACCAATCTCCAGATCCATGGCTACGACCCACGTCCCGACCTGCGGGAACTGGTCGAGCGGGTTGCCGTCGGCGTCTATCGCGTGCCGGTCGAGACCGTCGTACCCCTGGCGGAGGCACGGGTCGCCCACGAGCGGCTGGAGCGACGCGACAACCGTGGCAAGATCGTGCTCGCCGTCGGACCGGAGTAG
- a CDS encoding HAD family hydrolase, producing the protein MERAAVFDVDGTLVDTNHLHVTTWWEALRQAGHRVPMHAVHRAIGLGSDDLVAHLLGEDRDKDLDAQLSGAHKALYGQYFDRLPSLQDAGRLLRHLDRNGWRVVLATSAGGAELSALRRAIDADEAITATASADDVKEGKPAAEPVEHALELAGVPAENAVFVGDTVWDMQAGTRAGVHCVGVLCGGIPRADLLEAGAQSIYDDPAHLLASLAASPLA; encoded by the coding sequence ATGGAACGGGCGGCAGTGTTCGACGTCGACGGCACCCTGGTGGACACCAACCACCTGCATGTGACGACCTGGTGGGAGGCGCTGCGGCAGGCAGGGCACCGGGTGCCGATGCACGCCGTGCACCGGGCCATCGGGCTGGGCTCCGACGACCTCGTCGCGCATCTCCTCGGTGAGGACCGCGACAAGGACCTGGACGCCCAGTTGAGCGGGGCCCACAAGGCCCTGTACGGGCAGTACTTCGACCGGCTGCCCTCGCTCCAGGACGCCGGCCGGCTGCTGCGCCACCTCGACCGCAACGGCTGGCGGGTTGTCCTCGCGACCTCGGCGGGCGGTGCCGAACTGTCCGCGCTGCGCAGGGCGATCGACGCGGACGAAGCGATCACCGCGACGGCGAGCGCCGACGACGTCAAGGAGGGCAAGCCCGCCGCCGAGCCCGTGGAGCACGCCCTGGAGCTGGCCGGGGTGCCGGCCGAGAACGCCGTCTTCGTCGGCGACACCGTCTGGGACATGCAGGCCGGCACCCGCGCCGGAGTCCACTGCGTCGGTGTTCTGTGCGGCGGCATTCCCCGCGCCGACCTGCTGGAGGCGGGCGCGCAGTCGATCTACGACGATCCCGCCCACCTGCTGGCGTCCCTGGCCGCCAGTCCCCTGGCGTGA
- a CDS encoding phosphotransferase family protein: MVDSWERARRVLAGAGLDPGLLAGVRPLSGGTYNTVEELRLTDGTRYVLKTPPAATVPGLRYERELLLSEAEFYRAAAVAEVAAPHVVALGDDSSVPHLLMTACPGEPWDGSVNEAERPPLRRELGRQVARLHTVTGPGYGYPSGALGPLAPNWRTAFTAMIDAVLDDARDYGARLPRSADQVAGTLRAGFPALDEVTVPALVHFDLWDGNILLDRPAGGELRIGGLIDGERMLWGDPLADFVSLALLGDIKKDEAFLAGYREAGGRAEFDVPARLRLALYRAYLYLIMLAETVPRAVDEDGQRWVQTVVAPELVAALDEIEALTRIAGA, translated from the coding sequence TTGGTGGACTCCTGGGAACGGGCCCGACGGGTCCTGGCGGGCGCGGGACTCGACCCCGGCCTGCTCGCCGGTGTCCGTCCGCTGAGCGGCGGGACGTACAACACCGTCGAGGAACTCCGCCTCACCGACGGCACCCGCTACGTCCTCAAGACCCCGCCCGCCGCCACCGTTCCCGGCCTGCGCTACGAGCGGGAACTCCTGCTCTCCGAGGCGGAGTTCTACCGCGCGGCCGCCGTGGCGGAGGTCGCGGCCCCGCACGTCGTGGCCCTCGGTGACGACAGTTCCGTACCGCATCTGCTGATGACGGCCTGCCCCGGAGAGCCCTGGGACGGATCGGTCAACGAGGCCGAACGACCCCCACTGCGCAGGGAGTTGGGCCGCCAGGTGGCCAGGCTGCACACCGTGACGGGGCCGGGCTACGGCTACCCCTCCGGCGCCCTCGGCCCGCTCGCCCCGAACTGGCGCACCGCGTTCACGGCCATGATCGACGCCGTCCTGGACGACGCCCGGGACTACGGGGCACGGCTGCCCCGGTCCGCCGACCAGGTGGCGGGCACCCTGCGGGCCGGCTTCCCCGCGCTCGACGAGGTCACCGTCCCCGCGCTGGTCCACTTCGACCTGTGGGACGGCAACATCCTGCTGGACCGCCCGGCCGGCGGCGAGCTGCGCATCGGCGGACTCATCGACGGCGAGCGGATGCTCTGGGGCGACCCCCTCGCCGACTTCGTCTCCCTGGCACTGCTCGGGGACATCAAGAAGGACGAGGCGTTCCTCGCGGGCTACCGGGAGGCGGGCGGCCGGGCCGAGTTCGACGTCCCGGCCCGCCTGCGTCTGGCGCTCTACCGCGCCTACCTCTACCTGATCATGCTCGCCGAGACGGTCCCGCGGGCGGTCGACGAGGACGGACAGCGCTGGGTCCAGACCGTGGTGGCACCCGAACTCGTCGCCGCCCTGGACGAGATCGAGGCCCTCACCCGGATCGCCGGAGCCTGA
- a CDS encoding PHP domain-containing protein encodes MDPVTSLERIAFLLERSLAPTYRVRAFRTAARVLTGMSPDEVRERARSGSLESLKGIGPKTAQVVREALAGDVPGYLEKLEGEADAPWTGGGTELRALLRGDCHLHSDWSDGGSPIEEMGRTAAGLGHDWAVLTDHSPRLTVARGLSPERLRQQLDVVAALNETWAPFRLLTGIECDILDDGSLDQEPELLERLDVVVVSVHSKLRMDARSMTRRMVAAVRDPHADVLGHCTGRLVTGRGRPESEFDADEVFAACAESGTAVEINSRPERLDPPRRLLRGAVEAGVLFSVDTDAHAPGQLDWQILGCARAQECGVPAERVVTTWPLQELLAWSREGRVPPRVADA; translated from the coding sequence ATGGATCCCGTCACGTCTCTGGAGCGGATCGCCTTCCTGCTGGAGCGGTCCCTGGCACCCACGTACCGCGTCCGTGCCTTCCGGACGGCGGCCCGGGTGCTCACCGGGATGTCCCCGGACGAGGTGCGGGAGCGGGCCCGGTCCGGGTCGCTGGAGTCGCTCAAGGGCATCGGCCCGAAGACGGCCCAGGTGGTGCGCGAGGCGCTGGCCGGAGACGTGCCCGGCTACCTGGAGAAGCTGGAGGGCGAGGCCGACGCGCCCTGGACCGGGGGCGGAACGGAGCTCCGGGCGCTGCTGCGCGGCGACTGCCATCTGCACTCCGACTGGTCGGACGGCGGCAGCCCGATCGAGGAGATGGGCCGCACCGCCGCCGGACTCGGCCACGACTGGGCGGTGCTCACCGACCACTCGCCCCGTCTGACCGTGGCCCGGGGGCTGTCCCCGGAGCGGCTGCGGCAACAACTGGACGTGGTGGCGGCACTGAACGAGACCTGGGCGCCGTTCCGGCTGCTCACCGGCATCGAGTGCGACATCCTCGACGACGGCTCGCTGGACCAGGAGCCGGAGCTCCTGGAACGCCTGGACGTCGTGGTCGTGTCCGTGCACTCCAAGCTGCGCATGGACGCCCGCTCCATGACCCGGCGCATGGTGGCCGCCGTACGCGATCCGCACGCCGACGTCCTCGGGCACTGCACGGGACGACTGGTGACCGGACGGGGGCGGCCCGAGTCGGAGTTCGACGCGGACGAGGTGTTCGCCGCGTGCGCCGAGTCCGGCACCGCGGTGGAGATCAACAGCCGCCCCGAACGGCTGGACCCGCCACGCCGGTTGCTGCGCGGCGCCGTCGAGGCGGGCGTGCTGTTCTCCGTCGACACCGACGCGCACGCGCCCGGCCAGCTGGACTGGCAGATCCTCGGGTGCGCCAGGGCGCAGGAGTGCGGGGTGCCCGCCGAGCGGGTCGTGACCACCTGGCCGCTTCAGGAGCTGCTGGCCTGGTCCCGTGAAGGCAGGGTGCCGCCCCGAGTGGCCGACGCCTGA
- a CDS encoding VanZ family protein, producing the protein MAWAPSRSRAGSDSGTAKTERVVKPARPRRNPLSLVVRFVAMVFAFAFMVAFAVVLARLTLEPSPASVDLTHTNLHPGASLKAYLDQPEMRDAFKQIGGNILLGVPFGILVPIIAPKTRGLLRILLLTAVVMLLVEFAQGALVEGRAFDVDDVILNTSGALIGYLLLGRRLSRAVHKPAKKA; encoded by the coding sequence ATGGCCTGGGCGCCCTCACGTTCGCGAGCGGGGTCAGACAGCGGCACGGCCAAGACAGAGCGCGTGGTGAAACCCGCCCGCCCGCGGCGCAATCCGCTCTCCCTCGTCGTCCGCTTCGTGGCGATGGTGTTCGCCTTCGCGTTCATGGTGGCGTTCGCCGTCGTGCTGGCCCGGCTGACGCTGGAGCCCTCGCCCGCGTCGGTGGACCTGACCCACACCAACCTGCATCCAGGCGCCTCCCTCAAGGCCTATCTGGACCAGCCGGAGATGCGGGACGCCTTCAAGCAGATCGGCGGGAACATCCTGCTGGGCGTGCCGTTCGGGATTCTGGTGCCGATCATCGCCCCGAAGACCCGAGGACTGCTGCGGATCCTGCTGCTGACGGCCGTGGTGATGCTGCTGGTCGAGTTCGCGCAGGGCGCGCTGGTGGAGGGCCGGGCCTTCGACGTCGACGACGTCATCCTGAACACCTCCGGGGCCCTGATCGGCTATCTGCTGCTGGGACGGCGCCTGAGCCGGGCCGTGCACAAACCGGCGAAGAAGGCGTAG